From Fusarium poae strain DAOMC 252244 chromosome Unknown contig_3, whole genome shotgun sequence, one genomic window encodes:
- a CDS encoding uncharacterized protein (TransMembrane:4 (i20-41o53-77i97-120o126-148i)): protein MFRDTEFGPPTSIIGLVVRFYNGFLLLVASLAVLSLGFTMFGLSQADGLSGPALAAAALLTSAAITAIATAVIIGILQFMSRSVNGRYERSDLIMSWVPLFLFDVFMLEAIAGVLLWYTNNFPNELVILFASEILVLLIILIMLSLWARRKIKTLIAMSCFVDDEAEGLYFDQVHDGEDGLDIRRENRFSRSTEPCRV from the exons ATGTTTAGAG ATACAGAATTCGGCCCTCCGACATCCATCATCGGCCTAGTCGTGCGTTTCTACAACGGCTTTCTACTTCTTGTAGCTTCGCTAGCGGTCCTATCACTGGGCTTCACAATGTTTGGTCTATCGCAAGCAGACGGACTGAGCGGCCCAGCGCTCGCGGCAGCGGCTCTACTAACCAGTGCCGCCATTACCGCCATCGCTACCGCCGTCATCATTGGCATCCTTCAATTCATGTCCCGGTCCGTAAACGGTCGATACGAGAGGTCAGACCTCATCATGTCTTGGGTACCTCTGTTCTTGTTTGATGTCTTCATGCTGGAAGCCATAGCCGGCGTATTGCTATGGTATACCAACAATTTCCCGAATGAGCTTGTCATCTTATTCGCTTCAGAAATACTCGTCTTGCTCATCATTTTGATCATGTTATCTTTATGGGCTAGGCGAAAGATCAAAACCTTAATTGCCATGTCCTGTTTTGTTGACGATGAAGCTGAAGGTCTTTATTTCGATCAAGTACACGACGGGGAAGATGGGCTCGACATTAGAAGAGAAAACAGGTTCTCACGCTCCACCGAGCCTTGTCGGGTATGA
- a CDS encoding uncharacterized protein (TransMembrane:14 (i20-42o62-80i92-111o123-143i150-169o181-203i223-243o249-270i296-315o335-353i360-382o388-405i426-448o503-524i)) has protein sequence MKKTRTSVSSQPPPSPPPAAQTGIGLGTIITIYLTCIINGFDVSNVANIQPQLYEAFGHIELLPWIGLSYSLANFATLAFARKIIDFFNIRYVYIVSIVIFFVGATLAGVAKNISTVIAGRAIMGIGGSICQNCAISYFAMYATDSQSPLLYGIMSGLWAIGLVVGGPVGSAFAEGSTTSWRWAFFINLPFLGLAIICAVIFVPSRPDSDGLPLRDRLADTDILGIVLQITTTILFAIAATFSGPVWEWNSAPCIAIWTVFAVVLAAWGFQQLRSYQTRPGYQVIPITVMTQRHMLPLWVASGCAGATYAIMLYYMPLFYSFSKGLGALQQTVRLLPFILTFILTVVIIAASLPRMKQYGVIYLAGGAITLSSATALATTISPGVPESKVMGLTALVAVGLGLHFQHSNAISNRINKDLRDRVECAALLNMSLMGGISMALIIAGAIYENRGMSLLKSALGSADYPEADLREALAGVSRGTLAGGEAQLMAHGAEATCKAISLLLYIVSSSGALCFACGVLAVFDHVSVSGSERKKPVK, from the exons ATGAAGAAAACACGCACGTCCGTTTCTTCgcaaccaccaccatcaccaccaccagcagCTCAAACTGGAATAGGGTTAGGAACCATCATTACCATCTACCTAACCTGCATTATCAATG GGTTCGACGTAAGCAACGTAGCCAACATCCAACCACAGCTTTACGAAGCTTTTGGTcatatcgagcttctccCCTGGATCGGGCTTTCTTACTCTCTTGCAAACTTTGCCACGCTGGCGTTTGCTCGTAAGATCATCGATTTCTTCAATATCCGTTACGTGTACATCGTCAGCATCGTCATCTTTTTCGTTGGTGCGACTCTAGCGGGTGTAGCGAAAAACATCTCCACGGTCATCGCTGGCCGAGCGATCATGGGGATTGGAGGTTCTATTTGTCAAAACTG TGCGATATCATACTTTGCCATGTATGCAACGGACAGTCAAAGTCCTCTCCTATACGGCATAATGAGCGGGCTATGGGCAATTGGTCTTGTTGTAGGCGGTCCGGTAGGTAGCGCGTTTGCGGAGGGCTCGACCACGTCTTGGAGGTGGGCTTTCTTCATCAATCTACCGTTCTTGGGCCTTGCCATCATCTGCGCTGTCATCTTTGTACCAAGCAGACCTGATTCTGATGGTCTTCCTCTACGAGATCGCCTTGCCGATACTGACATCCTTGGGATTGTCCTCCAAATTACTACAACTATCTTGTTCGCCATCGCCGCCACCTTTTCTGGCCCTGTATGGGAGTGGAACTCGGCACCCTGCATCGCCATCTGGACCGTCTTCGCCGTCGTTCTCGCGGCCTGGGGTTTTCAGCAACTTCGAAGTTACCAGACTCGACCTGGCTATCAAGTGATACCCATCACAGTCATGACACAGCGTCACATGCTCCCTCTTTGGGTCGCTTCGGGCTGCGCTGGTGCCACCTACGCCATCATGCTTTACTACATGCCGctcttttattctttctcaaAGGGCCTGGGCGCACTACAGCAGACGGTGCGGCTATTGCCTTTCATTCTCACCTTCATCCTCACCGTGGTCATCATCGCTGCTTCCTTACCGAGAATGAAGCAGTACGGCGTAATCTACCTCGCCGGCGGTGCCATCACACTCTCATCGGCAACAGCCCTTGCGACTACGATCTCGCCGGGTGTTCCTGAGAGCAAGGTCATGGGCCTCACGGCTCTCGTGGCCGTGGGACTTGGCCTGCACTTCCAGCACAGCAATGCCATCTCCAACAGGATCAACAAGGATCTTCGAGACCGGGTCGAATGCGCTGCGCTGTTGAACATGAGCCTTATGGGGGGCATATCCATGGCGCTGATCATCGCAGGCGCTATCTACGAAAATCGTGGCATGTCCCTGTTGAAGTCCGCCCTCGGGTCTGCAGACTATCCTGAGGCAGACCTTCGCGAGGCGCTGGCGGGCGTTTCGCGTGGTACCTTGGCAGGGGGCGAAGCCCAGTTGATGGCTCATGGTGCGGAAGCAACGTGCAAAGCCATTTCGCTCCTTCTCTATATTGTCTCGTCTAGCGGTGCTCTCTGCTTCGCTTGCGGTGTACTTGCTGTATTTGACCATGTGTCAGTAAGCGGGTCTGAGCGGAAAAAGCCTGTCAAGTGA
- a CDS encoding uncharacterized protein (TransMembrane:2 (o136-158i230-247o)), which produces MESHSLISTEREALRKHADIAMAKWITLRNNSKILTLSLLSDYNCRDTRTLLARDEVSILRIFFENNDELDPESVDLAQADHVTSLAHGLITAYGPPRIILLAATVFYSTFYYETGTEVTWASAHRYANDKDGIKILLSGSQSGFVLLVLILNISWFARKFLYHETGRILDMFRTSLWQVLDTLNPRQPCRDLCSIEDGYDYRNSVNYPSAYERSRVRRQTRILSMYKRIGVKLLLPLLFLVLSTYLRPSAPYVDMSKSLPIELLQVMSYSVDRRDRVNPRISNPWPLPELIQSRYWEGPKGHFKGWAPDAPDGFHKWLSRSGSHQDDGQTDNGGDLEHIYNKTKTNGVFYNPVDDPLKITNQDEEVLDILRHTFETGTVKIKHVALIMMESIREELFPLQQGSDMHKIILRSHEGQRDVDDVDGILSRLTPVAEKVTGKHVCWKRSDGSELPQMRIPEWNDTTQDGFGGINVAGAFTAASLSLKSLAATYCGVWPIPVDNFKESEAQSYQPCISQILHLFNQMKEAKAASNDFLEQDWLTASFQSITDKYDRQDVFTKSMGVETVVNKDFLKRNTERQSELEEINYFGFPETVLKTHLRDLVKKVQQENKRMFLFHFTSTTHHPWGLPGNFERREYMNTKGKMAWHKDFNNYLNTIRFTDAWLGELLQLFDHQGIANETLVVLVGDHGQAFREDVSTRTGTYKNGHISNFRVPITFRHPSIPRVQYEASATSISILPTILDLLINTGSLNRRDTAIASDLIQDYEGQSLIRPYKPMKNGRRAWNFGIVNSGSSMLTVTSADAPWRLVMPLDRTSRWRFTDLKNDRLELEPLENWSVEQLISDIRHIHGEEASRWTREANAVANWWAVENKRLWGL; this is translated from the exons ATGGAGAGCCACAGCCTCATTTCCACCGAAAGAGAAGCACTTCGAAAACATGCCGACATTGCGATGGCCAAATGGATCACGCTCAGAAATAATTCGAAG ATCCTTACTCTAAGTCTGCTCTCTGATTACAATTGTCGAGATACTAGAACTCTCTTGGCACGCGATGAAGTATCTATCCTAAGAATATTCTTCGAGAACAATGATGAGTTAGATCCCGAATCTGTCGACCTCGCCCAGGCTGATCATGTGACATCACTGGCTCATGGCCT AATAACCGCTTATGGACCCCCCAGGATCATCCTTCTTGCGGCAACAGTTTTCTACTCGACCTTCTATTACGAAACTGGCACCGAGGTGACTTGGGCAAGTGCGCACAGGTATGCTAACGACAAGGATGGTATCAAGATCTTGTTAAGCGGCTCTCAATCTGGCTTTGTACTTCTAGTCTTGATTTTGAACATCTCCTGGTTTGCTCGAAAGTTCCTGTATCATGAGACTGGTAGGATTCTGGATATGTTTAGGACATCTCTATGGCAAG TACTGGACACCTTGAATCCGCGCCAACCCTGCCGTGATCTTTGCAGCATTGAGGACGGCTATGATTATCGCAACTCGGTAAATTATCCAAGCGCATACGAGCGGTCAAGAGTGAGACGCCAGACCAGGATATTGAGTATGTACAAACGCATCGGTGTCAAACTTTTGTTGCCTCTactcttcttggtcttgtcaacGTACCTCCGCCCCTCAGCGCCATATGTTGATATGTCTAAGAGCTTGCCCATCGAATTACTGCAAGTCATGAGCTACAGCGTAGACAGACGAGATAGGGTTAACCCTCGTATCAGCAATCCTTGGCCCCTTCCAGAACTTATCCAAAGTAGATATTGGGAGGGTCCTAAAGGTCACTTCAAAGGTTGGGCACCAG ACGCCCCCGATGGCTTTCACAAATGGCTGTCGCGCAGTGGTTCCCATCAAGACGATGGACAGACAGATAATGGTGGTGATCTGGAACACATCTACAACAAAACCAAGACCAATGGCGTATTTTACAATCCGGTGGACGATCCGCTTAAGATTACCAATCAGGACGAAGAGGTCTTGGACATCCTCCGCCATACCTTTGAAACTGGGACGGTCAAGATCAAACACGTTGCGCTCATCATGATGGAAAGCATCAGAGAGGAGCTATTCCCCCTCCAGCAGGGATCTGATATGCACAAGATCATCCTTCGGTCCCACGAGGGACAAAGAGATGTAGACGATGTCGATGGCATACTGTCACGCCTAACTCCGGTGGCGGAAAAGGTCACTGGCAAGCATGTCTGCTGGAAGAGATCAGATGGATCGGAGCTACCCCAGATGCGGATACCAGAGTGGAATGATACGACGCAGGATGGTTTCGGTGGCATCAATGTCGCAGGTGCTTTCACCGCTGCATCACTATCCTTAAAAAGCTTGGCAGCAACTTACTGTGGAGTGTGGCCTATTCCTGTTGACAACTTTAAAGAGTCCGAAGCGCAAAGTTACCAACCTTGCATCTCGCAAATCTTGCATCTCTTCAACCAGATGAAGGAAGCCAAGGCAGCTTCAAACGACTTCCTTGAACAAGACTGGCTTACCGCTTCTTTCCAATCGATAACGGATAAGTACGATCGCCAGGATGTGTTCACCAAAAGTATGGGCGTCGAAACGGTTGTTAACAAGGACTTTTTGAAACGAAACACTGAAAGGCAGTCGGAACTAGAAGAAATTAACTATTTTGGATTCCCTGAAACCGTTTTGAAGACGCACTTGCGAGACCTCGTGAAGAAAGTCCAGCAGGAGAACAAGAGGATGTTCCTTTTCCATTTTACTAGCACGACACATCATCCTTGGGGACTGCCAGGCAATTTCGAAAGGAGAGAGTATATGAACACGAAGGGGAAGATGGCATGGCACAAAGACTTCAACAACTACTTGAACACTATCCGGTTCACGGATGCATGGCTCGGCGAGCTTCTGCAACTGTTCGATCATCAAGGTATCGCTAATGAGACACTTGTGGTTCTTGTCGGCGACCACGGGCAAGCATTCAGAGAGGATGTCTCCACTAGGACCGGCACGTACAAGAATGGTCACATCAGCAATTTTCGCGTGCCTATCACTTTCAGGCACCCTAGTATTCCTCGTGTACAGTATGAAGCGAGCGCAACTTCCATCTCCATTCTTCCGACGATATTGGACTTGCTCATCAACACGGGATCACTCAACCGCAGGGATACAGCTATCGCATCTGATCTCATTCAAGATTACGAAGGGCAGTCGCTCATCCGGCCCTACAAGCCCATGAAAAATGGCCGCCGGGCGTGGAACTTTGGCATCGTCAACAGCGGTTCAAGCATGCTGACAGTGACGTCTGCAGATGCGCCCTGGAGACTTGTCATGCCCCTTGACCGTACATCCCGATGGAGATTTACTGACTTGAAGAACGACCGACTTGAACTTGAGCCTCTAGAGAATTGGTCAGTGGAACAACTGATAAGTGATATAAGACATATCCATGGCGAGGAAGCGTCACGTTGGACTAGGGAGGCTAATGCGGTGGCCAACTGGTGGGCGGTGGAGAACAAAAGACTTTGGGggttataa